One Azospirillum sp. TSA2s genomic region harbors:
- the mnmA gene encoding tRNA 2-thiouridine(34) synthase MnmA codes for MNSLGLSKRPQDTRVVVAMSGGVDSSVTAAVLREEGYDVVGITLQLYDHGLALQKPGACCAGQDIYDARQVADRIGIPHYVLDYEGRFSQDVMDDFADSYLRGETPIPCVRCNQRVKFRDLLNTARDLGADALATGHYVRRIAGPQGAELHRAVDPGKDQSYFLFATTREQLEFLRFPLGGLTKPETRALAERHGLEVAAKPDSQDICFVPNGNYAEVVAKLRPGSVEPGDIVHVDGRVLGRHKGVVHYTVGQRKGLGIGGIRGQEEEALYVVRLEPARRRVVVGPRRDLARSLVMVRDVNWLGPDLADGAGIEVSVKLRSAQPAAPALWRAGPDGTARVELLEAQHGIAPGQACVVYQGDRVLGGGWISGTAGGVAEGVEVGETAA; via the coding sequence ATGAACTCCCTCGGTCTTTCCAAGCGCCCCCAGGACACCCGCGTCGTCGTCGCGATGTCCGGCGGGGTGGATTCCTCCGTCACCGCCGCCGTGCTGCGGGAGGAGGGCTATGACGTCGTCGGCATCACGCTGCAGCTTTACGACCACGGCCTCGCGTTGCAGAAGCCGGGCGCCTGCTGCGCCGGCCAGGACATCTACGACGCCCGTCAGGTTGCCGACCGCATCGGCATCCCGCATTACGTCCTGGATTACGAGGGCCGCTTCAGCCAGGACGTGATGGACGATTTCGCCGACAGCTATCTGCGCGGCGAGACGCCGATCCCCTGCGTGCGCTGCAACCAGCGCGTCAAGTTCCGCGATCTGCTGAACACCGCCCGCGATTTGGGCGCCGACGCGCTTGCCACCGGCCACTACGTCCGCCGCATCGCCGGCCCGCAGGGTGCCGAGTTGCACCGCGCCGTCGACCCGGGCAAGGACCAGAGCTATTTCCTGTTCGCCACCACGCGCGAGCAGTTGGAGTTCCTGCGCTTCCCACTCGGCGGCCTGACCAAGCCGGAGACCCGCGCGCTGGCCGAGCGCCACGGGTTGGAAGTGGCGGCCAAGCCCGACAGCCAGGACATTTGCTTCGTCCCAAACGGCAACTATGCCGAGGTGGTGGCGAAGCTGCGCCCCGGCTCCGTCGAGCCCGGCGACATCGTCCATGTCGATGGCCGTGTGCTGGGCCGCCACAAGGGCGTCGTCCACTACACGGTCGGCCAGCGCAAGGGGCTGGGCATCGGCGGCATCCGCGGCCAGGAGGAGGAGGCGCTCTACGTCGTCCGCCTGGAGCCCGCCCGCCGCCGCGTCGTCGTCGGCCCGCGCCGCGACCTCGCCCGCTCGCTGGTGATGGTGCGCGACGTGAACTGGCTGGGTCCCGATCTGGCCGACGGTGCCGGGATCGAGGTGTCGGTAAAGCTGCGCTCCGCCCAGCCCGCCGCCCCTGCCCTGTGGCGCGCCGGCCCCGACGGCACCGCGCGGGTCGAGTTGCTGGAGGCCCAGCACGGCATCGCTCCCGGTCAGGCCTGCGTCGTCTATCAGGGCGACCGCGTGCTGGGCGGCGGCTGGATTTCCGGCACGGCGGGAGGTGTGGCCGAGGGTGTTGAGGTTGGTGAAACGGCGGCCTGA
- a CDS encoding diguanylate cyclase: MRILIVDDSPRHLTMMVYELNKLGYATSVVHSGAAAIEAVANERFDVVMADIRLADMTGIELCWHLRTAQGLRHLYLILMIPGSMTDQFHELVEAGADEFLRKPLDWKWTAARLLAASRVVAMQRDLERLATTDALTGAMNRRRFLERGAEEFTRSRRYERPLSVVMLDIDHFKRVNDTHGHATGDEAIRSTVRACKDTLRACDIIGRLGGEEFAVVMPETPPVNAFAAAQRLRQAIAAQPVKLEDGGELYLTVSLGLSWLTGPDTGIEPLLARADAALYRAKNAGRNRVEVEPQIALPKSIQG, from the coding sequence TTGCGGATTCTGATCGTCGACGATTCACCGCGCCACCTGACCATGATGGTGTATGAGCTGAACAAGCTCGGCTACGCCACCAGCGTGGTCCACAGCGGGGCCGCCGCCATCGAAGCGGTGGCGAATGAGCGGTTCGACGTGGTGATGGCCGACATCCGTCTGGCCGACATGACCGGCATCGAGCTGTGCTGGCACCTGCGCACCGCCCAGGGGCTTCGCCACCTTTACTTGATTCTAATGATCCCCGGCAGCATGACCGACCAGTTCCACGAACTGGTGGAGGCCGGCGCCGACGAGTTCCTGCGCAAGCCGCTCGACTGGAAATGGACCGCGGCGCGCCTGCTGGCGGCCTCGCGCGTCGTGGCGATGCAGCGCGACCTGGAACGGCTGGCGACCACCGACGCCCTGACCGGCGCCATGAACCGCCGCCGCTTCCTGGAAAGGGGGGCTGAAGAGTTTACCCGCTCGCGACGATACGAGCGTCCGCTGTCGGTGGTGATGCTGGATATCGACCACTTCAAGCGGGTCAACGACACCCACGGCCACGCCACCGGCGACGAGGCGATCCGCAGCACGGTACGCGCCTGCAAGGACACTCTGCGCGCTTGCGATATCATCGGCCGCCTGGGTGGCGAGGAGTTCGCCGTGGTGATGCCGGAAACCCCGCCGGTAAACGCCTTCGCCGCCGCCCAGCGCCTCCGCCAGGCGATCGCCGCCCAACCGGTGAAGCTGGAGGACGGCGGCGAGCTGTACCTGACCGTCAGCCTTGGCCTGAGCTGGCTGACCGGCCCAGACACCGGCATCGAACCGCTGCTGGCCCGCGCCGACGCCGCGCTCTACCGCGCCAAGAACGCTGGCCGCAACCGCGTGGAGGTCGAACCGCAGATCGCGCTACCGAAGTCGATACAGGGGTAG
- a CDS encoding sigma-54-dependent Fis family transcriptional regulator, translated as MDSARAAHIDELVRVSTGRVSAGLRSARDPIIESSWRRCVADHKLDPTVGREPHILPQERLREHRDAMDEFLRMARFGLEALYRQVAGMGYVLLLTDSNGVTVDFIGDPTFDNHLRRAGLYLGADWNEGHAGTCAVGTCIATAQALTVHQTDHFDSTHIPLTCTAAPVFDSGGELAAVLDISALHSPEPKISQYLALQMVRAYVHKIETANLYNNFRRDWVVKLSASQEFAEVDPDFVLALDGGGRVVGFNHKARDLLVENGRSPLGRSFAELFDCEVDDLVHFVRSLPTEQRTLRLRRTGLPLFAQAMPPPAVSLPRSHVPDHGGDTLPEPLRVVSGGDPALKAVLTRAAKLVNTRMSLLIHGETGTGKEHLAKALHKASIRRNKPFVAINCAALPENLIESELFGYEPGSFTGATARGKKGLILEADGGTLFLDEIGDMPLSSQTRLLRVLAEREVTPIGRTKAVSVDVRVIGATHRDLVELVKAGKFRDDLYFRLNGAVFTVPPLRQRGDLEWLIERLLAERTERDGIGYRLTPAALAALRGHGWPGNVRELVNALDYACAVSDGGLIDLDDIPEPVQHSGLFQAWPAEVAQTVVTEEDPAARLRETLRRHHWNVSATARAMGVDRSTIHRQMHRFGIVAPHRAE; from the coding sequence ATGGACAGCGCGCGCGCGGCCCACATCGATGAACTCGTCCGTGTCTCCACTGGCCGTGTCTCCGCCGGCTTGCGGTCCGCCCGCGACCCGATCATCGAAAGCTCCTGGCGCCGCTGCGTCGCCGACCACAAGCTGGACCCCACCGTCGGGCGCGAGCCGCACATCCTGCCGCAGGAACGGCTGCGCGAGCATCGCGACGCCATGGACGAGTTCCTGCGCATGGCCCGCTTCGGGCTGGAGGCGCTGTACCGGCAGGTCGCCGGCATGGGTTATGTCCTGCTGCTGACCGACAGCAACGGCGTCACGGTGGACTTCATCGGCGATCCGACCTTCGACAACCATCTGCGCCGGGCCGGGCTGTATCTGGGGGCTGATTGGAACGAGGGGCATGCCGGCACCTGCGCCGTCGGCACCTGCATCGCCACCGCCCAGGCACTGACCGTCCACCAGACCGACCATTTCGATTCCACCCACATCCCGCTGACCTGCACTGCGGCGCCCGTCTTCGACAGCGGCGGCGAACTGGCCGCCGTGCTGGACATCTCCGCCCTGCATTCGCCGGAGCCGAAGATCAGCCAATATCTGGCGCTGCAGATGGTCCGCGCCTATGTCCATAAGATCGAAACGGCCAATCTCTACAACAACTTCCGCCGCGACTGGGTGGTGAAGCTGTCCGCGTCGCAGGAGTTCGCGGAGGTCGATCCCGACTTCGTCCTGGCGCTGGACGGCGGCGGGCGGGTGGTCGGCTTCAACCACAAGGCCCGCGACCTGCTGGTGGAGAATGGGAGGTCGCCGCTCGGCCGGTCCTTCGCCGAGCTGTTCGACTGCGAAGTGGACGATCTGGTCCATTTCGTCCGCTCGCTGCCGACCGAACAGCGCACGCTGCGGCTGCGCCGCACCGGCCTGCCGCTGTTCGCCCAGGCGATGCCGCCGCCCGCCGTGTCATTGCCGCGCAGCCATGTGCCGGACCATGGCGGCGACACGCTGCCGGAGCCGTTGCGCGTCGTGTCCGGCGGCGATCCGGCGCTGAAGGCGGTGCTGACGCGGGCGGCCAAGCTGGTCAACACCCGCATGAGCCTGCTGATCCATGGCGAGACCGGCACCGGCAAGGAGCATCTGGCCAAGGCCCTGCACAAGGCCAGCATCCGCCGCAACAAGCCCTTCGTCGCCATCAACTGCGCCGCACTGCCGGAAAACCTGATCGAGAGCGAACTGTTCGGTTACGAGCCGGGCTCCTTCACCGGGGCGACGGCGCGCGGCAAGAAGGGGCTGATCCTGGAGGCCGACGGAGGCACCCTGTTCCTGGACGAGATCGGCGACATGCCGCTGTCGTCGCAGACCCGCCTGTTGCGCGTGCTGGCCGAGCGGGAGGTGACACCGATCGGCCGGACCAAGGCGGTTTCGGTGGATGTCCGCGTCATCGGCGCCACCCACCGCGATCTGGTGGAACTGGTCAAAGCCGGCAAATTCCGCGACGACTTGTACTTTCGTCTCAACGGCGCGGTGTTCACCGTGCCGCCCTTGCGCCAGCGCGGTGACCTGGAGTGGCTGATCGAGCGGCTGCTGGCCGAGCGGACGGAACGTGACGGCATCGGCTACCGGTTGACCCCGGCGGCGCTGGCGGCTCTGCGCGGGCACGGCTGGCCGGGCAATGTGCGGGAACTGGTGAATGCGCTGGACTATGCCTGCGCGGTCAGCGACGGCGGGCTGATCGACCTCGACGACATTCCGGAGCCGGTGCAGCACAGCGGCCTGTTCCAGGCTTGGCCGGCGGAGGTGGCGCAGACGGTGGTGACGGAAGAGGACCCAGCCGCCCGGCTACGCGAGACTTTGCGGCGGCACCACTGGAACGTGTCGGCGACGGCGCGGGCCATGGGGGTCGACCGTTCGACCATCCACCGGCAGATGCACCGCTTCGGCATCGTGGCGCCGCATCGGGCGGAGTGA